A single genomic interval of Coccidioides posadasii str. Silveira chromosome 1, complete sequence harbors:
- the MRS3/4 gene encoding Fe(2+) transporter (EggNog:ENOG410PGAR~COG:C~BUSCO:10279at33183), with amino-acid sequence MASPDRVPGEEYDYEALPSNYSLGHNMIAGAFAGIAEHSVMYPVDLLKTRMQVLNPSAGGLYTGLSNAFTTISRVEGWRTLWKGVSSVIVGAGPAHAVYFGTYEVVKDLAGGNVGDGHHPFAAGLSGACATITSDALMNPFDVIKQRMQVHGSTHKTIWQCATTVYRAEGMRAFYVSYPTTLCMTIPFTATQFIAYESTSKIMNPSKKYDPLTHCVAGALAGAVAAAVTTPLDVIKTVLQTRGLAKDDEVRTARGLFNAAAIIKKQYGWSGFFRGMRPRIIATMPSTAICWSSYEMAKAYFKRHYGDSAA; translated from the exons ATGGCCTCTCCAGACCGTGTTCCCGGCGAGGAATATGA CTATGAGGCGCTTCCTTCGAATTACTCCCTCGGGCATAATATGATAGCCGGTGCTTTCGCTGGTATTGCG GAACACTCTGTTATGTATCCAGTCGATCTCCTGAAG ACTCGAATGCAAGTTTTGAACCCTTCTGCTGGAGGATTGTATACAGGTCTTAGCAATGCGTTTACTACGATTTCGCGGGTTGAAGGCTGGAGGACACTTTGGAAGGGTGTATCGAGCGTCATTGTCGGCGCTG GCCCTGCTCATGCTGTCTATTTCGGCACTTATGAAGTAGTTAAGGACCTTGCCGGAGGTAATGTTGGAGATGGCCACCATCCATTCGCTGCAG GCTTGAGTGGAGCATGCGCAACTATTACAAGTGACGCATTGATGAATCCCTTTGACG TCATCAAACAACGGATGCAAGTCCATGGCTCTACGCACAAGACCATCTGGCAATGTGCCACAACTGTCTATCGGGCCGAAGGAATGCGCGCTTTCTACGTATCTTATCCGACAACATTGTGCATGACAATTCCTTTCACTGCTACTCAATTTATCGCATACGAATCCACGTCGAAGATAATGAATCCGTCCAAGAAATATGACCCCCTCACCCACTGTGTTGCTGGCGCTTTAGCTGGAGCAGTTGCAGCAGCGGTTACAACACCTCTCGATGTTATCAAGACCGTACTACAAACACGAGGACTCGCAAAGGACGACGAAGTTCGAACCGCTCGCGGTTTATTCAACGCAGCTGCCATTATCAAGAAACAGTACGGCTGGTCTGGGTTTTTCCGTGGAATGCGACCTAGAATCATCGCCACAATGCCAAGCACTGCTATTTGCTG GAGTTCATACGAAATGGCCAAAGCATATTTCAAGAGACACTACGGCGACTCTGCCGCCTAG